The genomic stretch CTCCTGGGCAAGAATGCCGAGCAGCCGCGGGATCTAATCTTTGGCGGACGCGATCGGGGCGATGAAAGCCTCTTTCATATCCGCACGGTCCGGAACGATCGCTTTCGCTACCTGAAGAACAAGAACCCCGAAACGCCGTTCCTCGAGTTCAATCACTACAAGGAAACGCAGTATCCAATCGTCGGCTTGCTGCACTATCTGCACGACCGCAATGAGCTGACTGGACCACCCGCTGTTCTGACGGCTCCCATCCGTCCGGCCGAAGAACTGTATGATCTCGAAAACGACCCCTGGGAGATCAACAATCTCGCCGATGATCCGGCTCATCAGGAGATCAAGCAGAAACTCGCCAGCCGACTGGCACAGTGGCAGGACGAGATCGACGACCGTGGGCGTTTCCCGGAATCGGACGAGGTGCTCGAACAGATCGCCGGGGAAAGAAAACGGGATCAGGAGAAACTCAAGAATCGACCGGCCGACTGGTTCCTCGATCATCCCGCGATCGGTCCGTATGAGGTTCACCTCGATCGCTAGAACAGTTGGCTCTCGATGAAGCCGATACCGCCCGTGTCCAGTGCCCTGTTTCACACGACAATACGATTCTGCGCCGGCCGCCCTGCCGCAGAGCAATCTGCTTGAGAAGGAAACCACGATGCCAGACTCCACTCGAGTGCCCGCTATGAACTCGTTGCTGCTGGCCACTCTGGTTCTCGGCATTTCGCACACACTGCTCGCAGCTGAGCCGCCGACGGATTCGTGCAATCGCCTGCTTCCAGCGGAGCACCGGATGACAGCCGAAGGAATCGGATACGGTCAGGGAGTTTTCCAGCACGGGGGGAAAGTCTATCTCTATGGGGATGGCGAAACCGGCGTCATTCGGGAGTTTGAATGGGACGTCGATTCCCCTCAGAAGCTGACGTATACGGGAGTCGAAATCCGGCTGACCCGGAATGGAGAAGATATCGCTCCCCATCCGACCGGACTCACGCATCATCCGAAGTACGGAACCTTTCTCGGAGATACCGTCAATCAGCGAGGAACAATCTTCGCGATCGATTGGGAACAAGCCAAACGGGACGGCAATCTGGACAACGCCATTCTGAACATGGTCAACGATGATCTGGCCAGCAACGGGACGCGGCCTGAGTTTGTCGAAGTCGGAGGACGCTGGCTCATCGCGACATCCGATTACGGCGACACCGATAACGAACTCCGATTGTACGATCCCGAGCGGCTCCAGGTCGTTTCCCGGGCCAGCGCCCCCGGCGTGCTGGTCAGCAGCGAATCCTGCGGAGCTTTTGTCCAAAGTATGGAATGGGTCGACGACTGGGATCAACTCGCGTTGATTCAGAATCAGATCGCGGGTCTACGCTACCGGCTCACTTTCACGACCTGGAACGAGGCGGGCGAACTCAGTTACAGTCAGCCTTGCGATCTGCAGCGGCCGGTCGATGAACTGGAAGGCTGGACGTATCTGGACGACGGCTGGTGTCTGTATCTCAGTTCTTCGCTGAAGAACAATGTCACCTTTGGCCGGATCCGCCTGCCCGAATAGCTTGTTCAGGCCCGAATTTTCGCTGCTGGCCCCCGGTGCAGCGTCCATCTATAATCCCGGCTGGACTTGGTAATCACCACCAGCGGAACGAATGAACGTCATTCGGACCGCACTGGTTTTCAGAGAGGAAGGTACGCTCCGCGATGGGCTTGTTTGATCGGCTGAAGCAGGGACTGCAGAAGACCTCGAAGGTTCTGAATACGGATGTCCGCGACCTGTTCCGGTCGGGGGAAATTCTCACCGAAGAGCATCTGTCGAAGTTCGAACGACGGCTGGTCGAATCGGATATGGGCGTGACGGCTTCGATGGCCATCGTCGAAGAGTTGCGAAAAAACCACAAAGGTCGAACCGTCGACGTCGATGCGATCTGGACCACCGTTCGCGAGAAGCTGCAGTCACTGCTTGAAGGAGAAGAAGGCGTCACCTGGGATCCAGACGATCCGCTCTCGCCGCTTAATCGAGCCGAGTCCGGCCCGACCGTGATCCTGGTCGCTGGCGTAAATGGTGTCGGGAAAACGACTTCGATCGCTAAGCTGGCGAATTTACTGCATAAAGCCGGAAACAAGGTCGTACTGGCGGCCGGAGATACGTTCCGCGCAGCCGCGGTTGAACAGCTGACAATGTGGAGCGAGCGGATTGGCTGCGAAATCGTGACTCGTCCCAGTGGAACCGATCCGGCCAGTGTCGCTTACACCGGCTGCGAACGTGCTCTCGAAACGGGAGCCGATTTTCTTGTAATCGACACAGCGGGCCGCCTGCAGACTCAAAAGAACCTGATGCAGGAACTCGAGAAAATTCGTCGCGTGATCGGCAACAAGATTCCGGGAGGGCCGCACGAAAGCCTGCTCGTTCTTGATGCCACAACCGGTCAGAACGGAATCGTTCAGGCGGAGCAGTTTACCGACGTCATCAGCTCGACGGGGCTTGTCCTGGCGAAGCTCGACGGGACGGCCAAAGGGGGCGTTGTCGTGGCCATTCGTCAGAAGATGGGCATCCCGGTCAAGTACATCGGCGTGGGCGAGCAAATCGACGATCTGCAGCTGTTCGAGCCCCAGACGTTTGCTGAGGCTCTGGTCGCCGAGTGATGAGGGTGCTGATTGGAAGCGTTAACGGATCCGTCCGCATAATGGACGGGTTCTCCGGTCGAACGATCAGATGAGTCGGTCGGTGAATCTCACGCCGAAATCCCAGAATCCTTCCTGCATGAACTCCTTACAGCGGACGACTTTTCCCTGAAACCAGGTGTCGTCTTTTCCAGGGATCGGAATTCCGACCATGATCTCGGTGGATTGAATTTCGCCGGGATAAATAAATCCGGCTCCACTGGCGCTAACATCGCGCATGTACACCGAAAAAGCTTCCGGCTGGCCGCCAGGGACAGGAATCCGGATATTGATGATCTTCCTGCAGCTGGCCCGCTTGTGATTGCGCACCTGCGTGTAATGGTCGATCAGCCGGGACTCACTGCGATCCAGGGTATCCAGAATCCGCATTGCAGTTTTTGTCTGCCGGTCCGAGTACTGGTCCACGCTTTGATAATTTGATGTAACCGCCATACGAAGCCCTAGCGTTGTGTCCGGGGATTAACTAGGCAATCATATGATGCCAAAGTGCGACATGCGGTCGAACTTAGGGGATTCGGACAGCAATTTCCCTCAAGCCAGACGGACGTTTCGATTCTCGGGATTCGCACAATCCTGCAGGCAAATACACAATAAACATCCGCCCATACTGACCAACCGATCTCTCCAATCCGCGAAAAACTCCGCCGGCAATCGCGGTTTGGGGTCGACATCAGGACTCGGTTATCTATTATCCCCTGTGAGTCCACCTATCCCTCACTGCTAATGCAGAGACTTCCTCGCAGGAAGCCTTTTCGGCGCGTGGTCCCCCTCGGGCAGCACCACTTTTCGCCGGACTCTCCCAACTACATTCTGGTTATTCTTCTCTTCTCGGGCCTCTGAAGGAGCTCTTTGATGACTCAGGGACTACGCCGTTCGCGGCACGCGTTTACATTAATTGAACTGCTGGTGGTGATCGCCATCATCGCCATTCTGGTCGCACTGTTGCTGCCTGCCGTGCAGCAGGCTCGCGAAGCTGCCCGCCGCAGCTCCTGCAAGAACAACTTGAAGCAGATGGGCCTGGCACTGCACAACTACCACGACACCTATCGGGTGCTGCCATACCGATCGGGAGGGACGAACTCCTGCACATCCGTTTCGACGTCTCTGGGCGGCAACCGTCGTAACGGGAACTGTCAACGACTCAGTGGCTTCTATCCCATCCTGCCGTTCATTGAACAGCCTGCTCTGTTCGATCTGATCTCTGCTGGCGACGCAAGCATTCCGATTTCGCCGGGTGGACCGGGTGGCTGGGAAAGCTGGCCGGCCTGGAACAACGTCGTCATCAGCACGTATCTCTGCCCGTCCGATCCGGGTTACAATGTGTCCGATGCGAAGTCCAACAGCTACGTCTTCTGCCTGGGCGACAACGCCAACAACCTGAACTCGACGAACGTCCGCGGTCTGTTCGGCCGAAACACGTCGACCCGCTTTCGCGACATTGTCGACGGACTGAGCAACACGGTCGCCCTGAGTGAGCACGTACGAGCCGAGTCGGGCGTGACAACGACTGGAAACCGGAACTGGGTTCGCCAGGGCATCGCGAACGGTGTCACTCCGCTGACCCCAGCAGCCTGTGATGCCACTGTCTCGAGTGGTCAGTTCAACGCCGGCGTGAGCGTGAAGGCCAAGCACGGAAACTCTCTCTGGGATGGTCAGGCCGAACGTTGTGGGTTTAACACGATCATGGCCCCGAACTCTCCGTCGTGCTCCAGCGGCACGAATCCGAACGCGGACAACGGGACTTCGATCCTGACTGCCTCAAGTGAACACACCGGCGGTGTCCAGGTTCTGCTTGCCGATGGTTCTGTCCGTTTCATCAGCGAGAACATCGACGCTGGTGATGCCAATGCCAGCCCCCCGGGTGGTGGTGCGAACAGTACCAGCCCGTACGGTGTCTGGGGATCGCTCGGCACCAAGCAGGGCGGCGAAGTTGTCGGTGAGTTCTAGGAAACTGACAGCCTGTCGAACTTAATAAAAGGGTGTGAATTCCTCAGGGATTCACACCCTTTTCTCGTGGAATACAACGCACAGCCATGGACTGCCTCGAGTTCCATTCGGGCCCGATCTCTTCCTCCGAGAGAAATATCATTCGATTTTCTGTCGACGTTTGCCCTAGAATAAAAACGTTTCCCATCTCGACGAGGAGGTTATCCATGTCTCAGCGGTTTGCTCTGACACTCATCGGTCTCAGCTTTGGTTTGATCGTTTCCGTTGCTCCCGCACGGGTCGAGGCGAAAGATCTCGACATCACCCTGACGCGGCACGGGGAATTATTGAAGCTGGCATTCCGCGAGGTCGTGGCCGATGCCGCCCACCTGGCGATCGAAGCCGAGATCAATGAAGCCGTCAAAGCCCCGGGAACGCTTGTTGATTCTCGTCGGGGGATCTGCGTCGTGAAAGCGAGTTCGCTCGGGGAATTCGCTTCCCGCAGTGACGCCTTTCGCTGCCGTCTGTCGGGAAACCGCTGGCAGCCGGCTCGCTTTCTGCATTACGAGAAGAGTCAGGACCTTGTCTATCTCCGCTGCGAGATGCCCGAAGACTGGAGCTCGCCCCCGATCGAGTATCTTCGAGATATGAAGCCCGGGCAATGGGTGGTCTCACTCCGCTATGCCGACGAGTTGCCGCTCGGTGTGGGCGTCCTCGGAGCCCTGCCCCGCAAAATTGCTTCGTCATCCGGATACGTCGGCCTGACGGTCGACCAGGCGGACGGCGGCCTGACGGTGAAGGAAGTGTTCGCCAACAGCGGCGCCTCGCGAGCCGGCTTGAAATCGGGCGACATTATTCTGGACGACGAGAACGAACCGGTCACGAAACGACGCCGTCTGTCGCAGGTTCTTGCGGAACTCGAACCGGGGGACTGGTTCCTGTTGAGCGCACTTCGGGATGGCGAACCGGTGACGTTCGATATTCGTGTCGGCACCTCTTGGAATATGCTGGTTGATCGTCAGGAAATGATGAATCGCTTTGGCAGTGATGTCAGCGCACGGCGATCCGGATTCCGCAGCGCACTGCAACACGACACACTGCTCCATCCGGATGAATGTGGAGGCCCGCTGGTCAGTCTCGATGGAAAACTGATCGGAGCGAACATCGCCCGAGCCGGTCGTACAGACACCCTCACGGTTCCGATTGAGGATATTCTCTCGACAATCGAAGAGATCTCTCTCGACTGACAAATGGCATTCGTTCAGCGTCCAGCTGAATTCTGCTCGATCGAGTCCTGAAGATCGCGGAAACGTTGATCGCCAGGACTGAGACGGAGCAGCTCTTCAACCAGCGGCCGTGCTTCCCGATACTGCCCTTCCCGCACGAGGTAGAACGCAAGATTGTATCGCGAGTCGATATGGTCGGGTCGACCCGCTGCCAGTTGCTCCAGCATTTGAATCGCGGTTGAGGTCTGCTCCCCGCGATACAGCATCGTCGAGGCATAGTTGGTGACGACCGCCGGGTCATTCGGCGCCAGTTGTCGAGCCCGGGCGTAATACGCCAGCGCCGTTTCAGAATCGGTCGGACTGTAGATGTTTCCCAGATTCAGCCAGGGATGCATCAGCTCTGAATCAAGTCGCGTGGCTCGCAGGTATTGCTCCTTCGCCTCCTCGATATTGCCCGTGCGGTGTAAAGCAAGCCCGTACATATTGGCGGCCTTGGCCGACGAGGGGCTCAGTGCGACCGCCTGCTCGCCGAACTTTACGGCGTCCTCCAACGCCTCGGCCGAGCCCTCCAGCAACAATCCTCGCGTGAGATTTGTATAGGCCCGCCCATTCCAGGGCGCATTCTCAACGGTATCTCGCCACAACAGGGTCGGATTCGCATAGAGCGTATTCCGCCGATAAGTGAGACCGGTCAGCACAACAACCACGACGGCCGTGACCAGGATACGAACGCCTGTCTTCGTTTGAACATCCCATTGCAGCCGACGAATCATCCTGTCGAAGCCGATGACACACAGCACGAGGATCGAAAGGATCGGCAAGTACATCCGATATTCAAAGTACGGATTCTCCAACGGGATGAAGCTGCTGCGCGGCCCCAGATTGATGAAGAACCAGACGCCCAGAAACCCCCAGGCGGGCGCCACGAACACGGCGATTACTGTTGCAAGAAACGCCAGGGAAAGGATCGCGGCTGACGACCAGAATACCCAGTCGGCTGGAGGTTGAACGTGTCCCATGTCAAAGCAGAGATCGTTCGGCCAGAAAACAAGCCGCACGTACGTGAGAATGATCCCCGGCTGAGTTTTGAAGTACTCCCACCGGCTCAGGCGGGCTCCCTTCTGGGAAAAGGCTTCCTGCGAGTTGGTTTCCTCGTTCGAGGAGTCAGCTTCAACCTCTCGCTCTTCACTCGATTCCCCCAGCGCTTCCGGAAGCACCGGTCGGATCTGCGCGAAACTGCTGTTTAGTGAGATCGTCGCCCAGAGAAGCGCGTAATACGGGACTCGCTTCAGAAAGGCGGCACGACTTCCGACCGGAAGAAAGACCAGGCTGTACCAGGTAATCAGTAGCGGAGCGACGACCATGGCTTCCTTGGCACGCATGCCCAGGGCGCAGCAGACAATGGAGAGCAGCAGCCAGCCGGGCCGGGTCAGCGAATTCGTCGAATGAAAGCCGCGAATCATGGCGGCGAGAGATGCCAGGTACATCAGCCCCATCAACGATTCACTTCTCTGCGAGAGATAAGTCACTGCCTGCGACTGCAGAGGATGGACCGCGAAGATGAGAGCTGTGGCCAGCGCGATGAAGAAATCGCCGCGGGAGATCTGTTCGGCGAAGGGTTCGGAAGCTTCCCTGTCGCCTCGCGACCGGTACAACGTCAGCGTCTGCCGGACGACATCGAACACCATCAGACTGGCCAGCAGATGAATCGTCAGGCTGCCGATGTGATAGCTGAACGCAGCCGATCCAAATAACGTTCTGTTTACAGCGAATGTGAACATCGTGAAGCCGCGGGTATTCA from Rubinisphaera margarita encodes the following:
- a CDS encoding PDZ domain-containing protein, whose product is MSQRFALTLIGLSFGLIVSVAPARVEAKDLDITLTRHGELLKLAFREVVADAAHLAIEAEINEAVKAPGTLVDSRRGICVVKASSLGEFASRSDAFRCRLSGNRWQPARFLHYEKSQDLVYLRCEMPEDWSSPPIEYLRDMKPGQWVVSLRYADELPLGVGVLGALPRKIASSSGYVGLTVDQADGGLTVKEVFANSGASRAGLKSGDIILDDENEPVTKRRRLSQVLAELEPGDWFLLSALRDGEPVTFDIRVGTSWNMLVDRQEMMNRFGSDVSARRSGFRSALQHDTLLHPDECGGPLVSLDGKLIGANIARAGRTDTLTVPIEDILSTIEEISLD
- a CDS encoding tetratricopeptide repeat protein; this translates as MHRPIVLAVCLIAFWTVLAYLNSFSGTFIQDDYETLLNGWDLSLYFKPVNVFTDQLNTRGFTMFTFAVNRTLFGSAAFSYHIGSLTIHLLASLMVFDVVRQTLTLYRSRGDREASEPFAEQISRGDFFIALATALIFAVHPLQSQAVTYLSQRSESLMGLMYLASLAAMIRGFHSTNSLTRPGWLLLSIVCCALGMRAKEAMVVAPLLITWYSLVFLPVGSRAAFLKRVPYYALLWATISLNSSFAQIRPVLPEALGESSEEREVEADSSNEETNSQEAFSQKGARLSRWEYFKTQPGIILTYVRLVFWPNDLCFDMGHVQPPADWVFWSSAAILSLAFLATVIAVFVAPAWGFLGVWFFINLGPRSSFIPLENPYFEYRMYLPILSILVLCVIGFDRMIRRLQWDVQTKTGVRILVTAVVVVVLTGLTYRRNTLYANPTLLWRDTVENAPWNGRAYTNLTRGLLLEGSAEALEDAVKFGEQAVALSPSSAKAANMYGLALHRTGNIEEAKEQYLRATRLDSELMHPWLNLGNIYSPTDSETALAYYARARQLAPNDPAVVTNYASTMLYRGEQTSTAIQMLEQLAAGRPDHIDSRYNLAFYLVREGQYREARPLVEELLRLSPGDQRFRDLQDSIEQNSAGR
- a CDS encoding PilZ domain-containing protein; translated protein: MRILDTLDRSESRLIDHYTQVRNHKRASCRKIINIRIPVPGGQPEAFSVYMRDVSASGAGFIYPGEIQSTEIMVGIPIPGKDDTWFQGKVVRCKEFMQEGFWDFGVRFTDRLI
- a CDS encoding DUF1559 domain-containing protein; this encodes MTQGLRRSRHAFTLIELLVVIAIIAILVALLLPAVQQAREAARRSSCKNNLKQMGLALHNYHDTYRVLPYRSGGTNSCTSVSTSLGGNRRNGNCQRLSGFYPILPFIEQPALFDLISAGDASIPISPGGPGGWESWPAWNNVVISTYLCPSDPGYNVSDAKSNSYVFCLGDNANNLNSTNVRGLFGRNTSTRFRDIVDGLSNTVALSEHVRAESGVTTTGNRNWVRQGIANGVTPLTPAACDATVSSGQFNAGVSVKAKHGNSLWDGQAERCGFNTIMAPNSPSCSSGTNPNADNGTSILTASSEHTGGVQVLLADGSVRFISENIDAGDANASPPGGGANSTSPYGVWGSLGTKQGGEVVGEF
- the ftsY gene encoding signal recognition particle-docking protein FtsY; the encoded protein is MGLFDRLKQGLQKTSKVLNTDVRDLFRSGEILTEEHLSKFERRLVESDMGVTASMAIVEELRKNHKGRTVDVDAIWTTVREKLQSLLEGEEGVTWDPDDPLSPLNRAESGPTVILVAGVNGVGKTTSIAKLANLLHKAGNKVVLAAGDTFRAAAVEQLTMWSERIGCEIVTRPSGTDPASVAYTGCERALETGADFLVIDTAGRLQTQKNLMQELEKIRRVIGNKIPGGPHESLLVLDATTGQNGIVQAEQFTDVISSTGLVLAKLDGTAKGGVVVAIRQKMGIPVKYIGVGEQIDDLQLFEPQTFAEALVAE